The genomic region ccatcagatcaatgcaactcaatgcatctagttctcatcaggaggggtggatacccctaacttgtctctcaaatagacaaatgtatctacaggcaagggtttagtgaaaatatcagcaatttgttcctttgtagatacatactccagcttcaccttctcctcaatgactttctctctcaagtaatgatatttgattgatatagaagcaaagaaggaagactgagagggagggggggtgaattagtcttcactagaatataaaactttaagcacaacaaTAGATCTAACAAATTGCAAcaataaacatataaaaaaattaacaacacaacacacaacaccaagatttttgacgtgaaaaacccggttaagggaaaaaccacggtgggaacctacccacaataagatgatactttgcagtagtatgtgtaaatattacaatggggaatgcacatgcattcaaacacacttcctagagctcattgatcGAAAGATATtttctcggaaggctacaaccctcagggaagtctcattgacttacaacaagattcgaaTTACAATCCGAAAGAATTGAACTGCAAtcatagcatctacaaatgcccgatgacaattccagttaagcacatatgtctgcccaacaacaccaatctcacctcaaactcaacaccgaagaataaatcacttgttcacacattcacctctctctaataatgcagacacaacaccaacacccaaattacatgaatatctcacctatatatacaaattatcaacctcgataacaaggtcggctaaaccctaatcctcaactcacaattacaaaattacatcatatgatacaaggatcgaccaccagaccaatataatgatttacatagcataatatgatcctaattcaaattcccaaacgatcAACTCCGCcataaatcttgccaagatcaaccacaacacactacaccaccaaaaataccgcataacacgaaaatcatcactgattcatagaaatcaccaaaaacttgcacaacgatcaatgcaaattgccaaaacaaataggacacgactaggaaacaccaacaagcacattagaaccatccataacaactgcaccaacaccacttttcaaatcttcatcggtcaacgtctagaaactcaagaacacaaccaatcaacaattgtcatgaaaaaagataacttgtggagcaccaaatcacgaaccatctgaaatgaagatacacaagaccatcccaaacaatatcccaaagtctcaacacaagatctaatcacattggaatataccggaggaaatatcggactctgcaaaacaatgatcaacaaaaccaaactacaaaaccagatcaaaaaatcttcccaaatacACCAGATCAAATCACataaatatattgacatcaatgacaacaacatatcctagcaacagtaatgaacaaccatatccaacataaACTACATacaatatttgaatggattgtggaaatctaatagctCTAATAAGATAACAATCAAATCCAAGTAACAAATAGCTAAATATGTGTACCAAATATAATAAGTGAATAGGTATGATGAATGCATAAGCATGCATAAATGAATAAGATAGAACTACATGTAAAAAATATGTgaatataaataaacaaaaaaaaacatacaaaatgAATCGccatctcttttctcttcttcgtGAATGAAGAGCACACTTTCTCCATATATAGATAAGGGTGCTCTTATTGGTGCCAACTATAATTAGAGGCCcacctacaattctatggggtgtGCGTGAGCCTCCCCTATTCTAGCTTATTCTAGCAGTTTTATTAATTCATGAATAGTAGGGCGCTGATTCGAGCAAGATGTATCTCAAAATTGTGGAGGGCATAGTATGACTTACTCTAGCAGGTTAATTAATGAAGGGTGGGAATGAACTTTATTGACATGGTTCATAGTTTCCAATATCTAGTCACTAATcgagatcaagatcaagatccaaaTCCAACAATTGGAGATTTAGTGCCTTTTTATGAACATTGAATCAATTTATCTTGGCCCATTCAATCACATTGGATTTGAACTAGGACCAACTTTAGATCCTCCAGCCGCATAAGTAGATCTAATTGCTTAATTTGAACTAGTGGATCACATAGTTTGCCCTACAATTCGACTAGGGGGAGGGTTACTGCTAGCAGGTAGATTAATAAAGGACCTCCAACTATATGCAGATTATAATTTTAATTCCAACACTATACCCCAGTTGAATTGTAGGAACCCCAATTAATTCATAAATTTGAGAAGCTTACTAAATAGTTCTAAAATCGACTACCATGCAACTTCACATAAGATCATACCATTTATTATATATACATTATCTCAAAATAATAAATCTTTCGTCAAAATAAAAGATCCATCAGTGGAGCTCTCTAGGTGGGCTACAACTTAGGGGCAATGGCCTAATCATTTATATTGGTTTTAACACAAGTTCATAGAGTAAAAACAAGAGCTATTTCCTACAACTTATGGCCACTGGCCTAGTTTGTCCCCCTTTCAAATCCACCTTTGCTTTTGAAGAATCCCCCGTTTGATAAAAACAAAGAGCTTTTTCCTTAGCCATGTGGTATGTTATACTAAATGTGAGAaacaaagagagggagaggggcCCCTCATTTGGGCGGCACCTCCTTTTGGCCGCCCATCTAAAATGTgttcaataaattcaaaatatCTCCACAAACAAGCTTTATTGATAGCGACCATAAATCACCGCCTTCAAAATTTGCCACGTTGAACCACGAGCCCGCTTTCTCCGCCACGTGGCTCTACAGCACAGCTCTATTCAGGACTCAGCAAGCTCATCGAAGGGCTCAAAGCGTCTGTCATTTCTAAGCCGTTAGATCAAATCTCTTCCATATCTTTATTACATTTTAAGCTGGACATTATGTGTCTCCTTTATCACTTAGACTGCTGGAGTGGGAATATTAGGAAGCTTGGTGTTGCCGGCGTCAAATCCTTTTTCTTTTTCGGAGAAAAATTTGCAGGATTCAAACCACAGTAATGGCGGATCAGAGTACTGAGGAGAAGGTTGTTGATCGCTCGCTCATGGATAACTTATCGGAAAAGTTGCATGGtcatcattcttcttcttcatctgatgatgatgatgagaagccgACGACAATTTCTTCCTCGATTAACAGACTCTTTGGGAGACAGAAATCTGTGCACAGTCTAATCGGCGGAGGAAAGGGTAAGAGGAACCTACCTTAAATTTTTTTTTCTGTTATTTGACAGAAGTATGGTGGGTTTGTAAACGCAAAGTGAAGTTTTGATTAGTTTGATTAGCAACTGTTGACGTCCTACTGGAGTAAATAGGCTAACATCTGCTGCACCCTCTATCTATTTCATGTTACTAGACATATTTTTGGTTTTTAATAAGAAATTTTATAAACCCTTCTTTTTACCCTTTTTTTCCTGATCAAATGTCATTTTTCTGGTCTTTTGTTTTACGAAATTTTTAGATGCTTTATTTTAGCTCACGAGAAACAGGCAGTGTGCTGTTCCTTATACTTTTATTTTTTCCCGGTGTTTGACTGAGTCTTGGTTTTTTTTGTTAAATGTCTTAAGCTTTTTCTGGTATTTGTCCGAATTGTGATCCGTTCTAAGTTTTTGCTATTTTTTCATCGAAAAAGTTATATATCCTGATTTTATATTGAAGAGATCCAAACAAAAGTATTCAACATATTCTTGTCATTAACGAAATTCTGTCCACGTTACAGCCTTCATTATTTTTGTGGGTTTTGTTTTCTAGGATTCTGATTCTGTTTTGTGGTTTAACTATTGTTTTTACTAAATTACTGCTTTGAACTTGACGATGAGGAAAAACATGTAAATGTCTATTTTTGTTTATTAACGGAATTTTGTTTAGGTTAAACCCTCCTTAAGATTCTGTTCTTGGATAGAGTTCTGATACGTTCTGTTTCCATGGTTAGtttaatatttttttggaaaaatttaaGCTGCTGATTGTTTTCAAGGATAGATGGTTTTTTTATTGGAAAAAGTAAAGCTGCTGATTGTTGtcaagggtagaaaggaaaatgtCTGTATGTTATACGGATGCACCTTATATTTTTCATGTTCTATGTCAAAAGATTAATTTGttaaagaggaatctgttaagttCACTTTCCTTTTTATTATTAGTTAGAATTCTGTTTCAGATTTTCTTCTTTCCTCTAGTTTTCTAACTGAgttgatgaaaaaaaaaattagttgcaagAACTGTAACCCTTTTCAATGTTATTTGTCAGAATTTAGcaatattttattccttttgtGAAATTTATTTTTTAGACAAACGAGCAAATAAATAACTTACAATAGCCTCATTTTCTTTTTCTAAAGAAGTTAAAAGGAAATTCGATCACTAGTGAGaaatttgttaaattttttattattatttgtgcTATTAGTTATTAGTTTTCAAATTGGCTGATGAGATTTTGACTAACTATGTTATTTTTAATGGCAGCGGCTGTTTTAGTGGTGTGGAAgacattttttaattattatttgtgatATTAGTTATTAGTTTTCAAATTGTCTGATGAGATTTTGACTggctatgttttttttttatggcAGCTGCTGATTTAGTGTTGTGGAGGAATAAACAAACGTCTGCTAGTTTTCTGGTTGGGGCGACTGTGCTGTGGATTCTGTTTGAAGGCATGGAATATCCGCTACTCACATTTGTATGCCATGTGCTGATTCTCTCACTAGTGATCTTGTTCATTTGGATTAATTCTGCTGCCTTCTTGAAAAGGTATGCTGATATTTTTAGCTTTCATTTATTTGCTTCTAGTTGTTAGTCATCAGTCAAAGGGAAAAATTTGTTGGCATCATCTATATGATGCTGACTCAGGTTCTGCAGATTGGTGAATTATTTCACTGGGTTTGATACGGCTGGGTTTTGCTGTGCAATGTATACAATTTAATGTAGATTTTTCGAAAGGATTCTGATTAGGTTTATTTGAAAGAGTTCTGGTTTAAATTTGAAATGATTGGGTTTTTATGAAAGAATCTGATTTTTAACTTTTTAACTTTTAAGTCTGTGGTTGGTTGTGAGTAACAGCGTGGTTAGAAAATTTCCCTTCTAATCTATATTTTGGTTTCTGTTTTGTTCTCTGTTTTACTCATTAAAGTAGTAGGGTTTTATCTTGTCCTTTTTTGTTGCACACAGTCAAAGTTTTGGGTTGCTGTGGTGCTGTGTGCTCATGCAAAATTATGATTATGCGAGTTGTACAAATTCATTTGAGTTTGATAGATCATATTccattcattcattaaatcaagaTGATTGAGTTACACTTGATTATGAAAACTGTTCAGATATTCGCTTTAGGGGTGCGCCTGTTTGTAGGCGCATTTAGCCCGTTTCTTCAAGTTTCATAAGCTTATATAGTTTGTTATATAAATAACTACTTAAGAAATAAGCCTATTTTTTGTCCATTCAGCCCATATGTTCCATTTATCATTTGAAATTAACACATTTACCGCCTGATCAATCTGGTCTTTTACATTTTATCACGTTGGTTATATAGAATCTGGATACTCGCTTAAGAAATGAAGGGCATGTCTTTTATTTCCATCCCATTTATATTGTTTTAGTTTTACCATGATTTATTTGTATATGCAAAGCCCAAATGTTCATGTTGCCCCTATGTACCATTTGGTTATGTTCTGATATTATATATCCACTCTAGTAGTAAGGCCATTTAGCCCATTTTGCCTTGCTGATTGCACATGATGAATTCATTCACTTAACAACTAAGCGTGCTGTTTTAGAAATAGACAAATATGATAAAAAGGGGAAATAAGTTTTTGTTATGTTGATAATAAAAAAAAGAATAAACAGAAAGAAAAGGTTCTGAAACACAAAGTCCATCCAATGAAAAAGATGCTAATAGCCCAAAGTGAGACATTACTGGTCCTGTCACCGTGTCTGATGTCATTGAGTCCTATACCCAAGTGTAATCGGTTATTATTATATTCTAATTTAAGCATAGGTCAGCAAGAGCATATGGGCACCCTGCAGCACGAAGTCATTAAACACGTTTGAAATACATGGGTTATAAGGGAGTGGAGACTAAATAAGatcaaatctgcaattaaaaaAGAAATACTATTTACTGCTTGTAGTTAGTTGAGTAAACGGACTGTCTGCTGGAATTGGGAATATTTTAGGACAATTTATATGTTCTAATGAAAATGATTGTTGTTTGGAGGAGGTGAACATGCATAGTTCTACATAGCTTGCTGATATGAGACTAGATCGGACTCGTTGCTGATTTAGGACTATAGATAAGTGTGGAGTTGTTAACTGTAGCACTTTTAAATTGCAGCTACCTAGTGATCCCATGGGAGAAGTTTTCCAAGATTTTTATTCATTTATTGAGAAGCTTTTGCAAGAAAACTCGCCCCATGGGAATATGAATTGGCTAGATGATATTCAGAGTCTACATTGAAATTAACACTCCGCATCTTTTAGAAAAATCAGTAAAAAAATTAAGTTGCATACAGTTGTCATTTGGAAATAAAATGTCAGAAAACTGACGCTCCAAATTTAGTGTGAAAGTTTCTATTTGTTTGTGTGATGACGTTACAATGCTTTCATGGGGTTACGTgcttggtgaatttagggacatCAGCCACACTAAAGCTATGCCACCACTAAAAGAGGTacttttttaggaaaaaaaaaagatGTTGTTCAGAGGGACTTTGTATGCGTGCCAAGTAATTTTGGATAATGCTCATTGGACTTGTACAAGTGGTGATGCTGATCGACTCTTAACTTTTTATGTCTGGTATCTGCATGTACCTCTGCATCTTCAGATAAAGCCCATATTTTAGCCATTGGCGTACTGTCTTTGTCTGACCCTTTTGTATTTCTATTGACATCTCTCTCAAACATTGAGGCAGTAGGGCAGTCTCATGCTTTAATAACATGGACTGGTTCCCTGGATTGTACACTAGCAAGCTTAATCTTCCTAGTGAGATGGTAACTATCCTATATTATGAGGGAAACTTACTTGGCCTTTATGGACAGGTCGCCCCCGCATATCCCTGAAGTTGTTATTTCAGAGGACACAACTCGTCACATTGCGTCTGAGCTAAGAGTTGAAGTCAACAGAGCCTTTTCAAGCTTACATGATGTTGCATCTGGGAAGGACTTCAAGAAGCTTCTATTGGTATGTACATAAAGCTATAAACATTTTCCTTATCCTGAGTTTTATCTGTTTGGATGTTTTATTCTTTGGATCACTGTTCTAATACATCTGTTTTACAGGTTGTTGCTGTTCTGTATGTTCTATCTGTTATCGGCAATTGCTGTGACTTTTTGACTGTTGTTTATATTGGTGAGTTCTTATTATTTGTTTGAATACTTAGAATAATGCATGGCAAAGGGTAATAACTTGTGCATTACCTGACACTCGTCTTGCTTGCCTTGTTTAGGGCTTGTTACTCTACTCACTGTACCTGTTGTGTatgaaaaatatgaaaatcaaATAGATTCAGTTGttcacaaagtgctgctcaaatTGAAGGAGCAGTACAAGGTCTTTGATGCCAAAGTTTTGAGCAAAATACCAAGGGGACCACTGAAAGAAAAGAAACTTTCATAGGACTTCTGTGTTCGATGTTAACTTAGAGGAGTTTTCCTTCGCAGTCCTCTTTTGGCTGCAGGATTCATTTCTGCTTTTATTGTACGTAATTTGGGCAGTTATGAGTTATATATCTGTAGCTTGGTTGTTTTATAGTAGGGTATATCCAACTGTTTCACTCCCAGCTCTGGAGTCATTTTCATTCTGAAAAATACTCTCAACGTTTACTTAGTTTTTAGTCATTCATCTTCCAAGGGTGGTGGCCATTGGTGTCCAAAGAGTAGTAATGTTCCAGAAACGCGACTGGTCAAAGTAATTTCTTATGGCACTTAATATTATCAATTAGGTTTGTACAGTGATGGATCTAAGCTTAAGCTTCTTTTTTGTTATGGAATGTTAACGTTGTTGatctttaagtttttttttaatttgttgtaaaTGGAGAGTTTACTTTAACCATATATTTCTTCATTGGGCATTATCTCATGGCACAGATGGTTTGATAATGCTCAGGTTCTCAATGCTAGACCATATAGATTTCTCAAATATGAGGATATAATTATATTGGTTTTGTAAGAAGTTATGGAAGTAGACTTTTGTTGATTTTAGAATGCTTTGTTCAGTCAAATAGTTTCTATAAATCTATTGTTTCCCATCTCAGTATTACATGAGAGTTATATGATGTCTTTGGGGTAGAACTTAAAATTGACGTGTGGTTTTCTTGAACAAATCTTCTTATTCTGTCATATTTATATCAAAACGTGTTGCAGCTTTTTGCTGCCATGTTGTAGAATCTTGTGTTAAAATTGGACTGAAACTAATGAAACAGTGGTGTGGTAGAAAAGTACTTAACGTGGCATACAAACGGTAATCCAGACTCTTAATAACACAAGACTATGGCATTTTGCAAGCAATACTGTTTATAGACTATAACAGACGTTCAATCTTGTTTTATTTGCTACTGTTTTCACTAAAATGGTGAAAAATAGTGAGCCAAAATTTTGCGGCTGGCTTACAGTGATGCTGCAGTATGTTGCATCTGTCAATGAAATAAGCTGTCATTATTTTTTTGATGTTAATATTGCAGAATTTAGAGCTCCATGAGCTCTTGACAAACAGcttggattttttatttatttcgtTTTGAAGTCGGGGGCCCTTCGTAGGCACCCATCTTGTCATTTAATGCGTAAATTACCCTTAATTCATGAAAACCTCATAAATCAAAATTGATACTTTCGCAATGTTCTGCGCTTATGAATGTCAGCAATGCTTAAACTGCAATTCCTTCAGCTCTCCCTTTCTTTCAAACTCGAAGAAAACCCTTTTTGTAGGTCATGATTCCACTTAACCTTTCACATTTTCACCCAAATCATCTTAATACATTTCTCATGGGATGAGGTCAATTTTGAAGACATTCTATGGTGTAATTTTACTCAATAATCGTTATACATTTATTCATTAGAATGCGGTGATTCTTGACAAAGATAGTCTTACTGTCTTTTTATTCAATTTTCTGGATATAGAGAGTCTTACTCTGTCTTTTTATTCAATTTCTGGATATAGATAGTCAGTCTTTTTATTCAATGTTCTTATGCATATTACCTGAAAATTTGCATAAACGCATGCATGTGAATGTGCTTACACAAGTTTGCTATCCTTTTTTAGATGGGTAGAGGAGAATAGTTGGCATTTCAGTTTTAGGCGAGGCGTAGGCTTCAAAATGCTCCTTGTGTACTTAGAGCGGAAGCCATCATGTATACATCATTCTTTGCCATTGAGATTTGCAATCAAATTTATGGTTGAAATTTGAATATCACAAAAGTTCATTTTATTCATAGTTGTTAAAAGCATAGGGACGTGATTTCAATTTTAAGTGCTAGATTCTTATTTCCTGTCCAAGTTGCTTTTGCATAAGTGGACACAGGGATTGTCCACATCACTTGGAGAAGGGCGCCTTTTTGCGATGTCCAAGCTGCTTTGTAAAAGTTGTGGACCCAGTGTCTTACGTCTCTTCATCTTTAATTCTCTGCGAAAATAGGTTGCCCCGTCTTTGTCAAGTTGCTTCCATTTGCGAATCATTCAACTGTGATAACTTATCCGATCGACTATGTGGATAAACTTTCAGGCATTGACAATGATGGTCGTGATAATTACTTGAATATTCATCATCCTATATATagaatttaaagaaaatatttttttatttaattgctGAGAAAATAGAATTCTGTATGCCAAATAAAATGAATAAGCTGATGAAACTTGATTAGCATTCTGTATATACGTAAAATTTAATCATAATAAATGTCAAAGTGTTAAATAATAAGAGCAGAAGCATTTGTTTTAGATCTGAAGCATTTGTTTTGTTTTATAGATCAGAGTCAAGGATAGCGAGAGGCCTGCATAGGGGAAAGGAAGAAGACTATGGATAGCGAGAGGCCTGCATAGGGGAAAGGAAGAAGACTATGGATAGCGAGAGGCCTGCAATAGCAGTATCTACCAGTTAATATATCTCAGCATTATCAACAAAAAAGCAAGAGACGAAGGCCATGGATATAGCGAGAGAACAACAATAGGCGTATCAACCAGCTAATACATCCTAGCATTTTCAACAAAACAGTAAGAGAGGATCAATACAACCAAAGCTCCTACTGGAATAGGAGTTGTTAGGGCCAGGCCGATGGAATGTACCGGCCAGGTCGATAGAATGTATCGCCCCATAGTGTATTTATAAGGGTTGTCAGGGCATAATAAGTGTGGATTTACAAGTACATAACCCTTGGATTATAATAATAATCTAATCTCCCATTGTCTGCCACATCTAATCTTACTTTGATGATTAtaataacaaaattttgaattaatttaaaaaaaaattgtctgcCACATCTAATCTTCCTttgatgaagttaaaaaaaaatgatgTGTAGTATTTAACATCTCTGTCCCTTCTTTAAATGAATTGAAACATGATGGCTGTTAAAGGTGATTGAACCCTTGGATTATAATAATAATCTAATCTCCCATTGTCTGCCACATCTAATCTTCCTTTGATGAAGTTTAAAAAAAATGATGTGTAGTATTTAACATCTCTGTCCCTCTTTTAAATGATTTGAAACATGATGGCTGTTAAAGGTGATTGACGATTGTGATTGATTTAAGTATTTGAACAATTGGTATTGTCTTTAACCGCTATTCCATCCTTTTTCTATGAGCATGTTCTATTCACGTGAAACCTTAAAATCTTGATTTTTATGCGGCAGATATTTGGAGAAATGTGGTGTTGaagatttttaagttttttgagttAAGACAATGATTAAAGGCTAAAGCTATGTACTTATGTACTTAAACGAAGGTCGATGCATATGTAAGACCTGTGCTTCCTAATTCCTGAATTGGGACGAATATTTCGCAGTACTCATTTCTTATTTGCTAATCAATTAATTGCACTAGCAAATGTAAACGAGTAAAACATACACAAAGCAATCTCCAAGATATGATTTATCTTGGAGAGTACTTAAATCGACAATTTTATAGAGGCCACATGGGCACGGCAAAAGCTATTCTTCATATGGAAATACCCACGGGTGTCTCTAATGTACGATATTTGGTGTGAAGCATAATAGGCTAATACAATGCAGGTCATTAGTTTGCAATGATTTGTAAGTgtgttttgaaaaatataattatattacacTGTAAAAAGTTGTTTTCAATACAACAAAAATATCAACATTGTTTTCAATACTCCAAAAATATTCTATCCTATGTCAACACATTTTAAAAATGCTTCCTTATGGACAAAagtgttcattttggaaaattgaaaaaaaaaaaatgttatgttgAAAAGCATTGTAAAAATATCAACATTGTTTTCAATACTCTAAAAATATCCTATCCTATGTCAACACATTTTGAAAATACTTCCTTAAGGACAAAAGTGTTCattttgaaaaattgaaaagaaagaaaaatgttatGTTGAAAAGCATTGTAAAAATATCAACATTGTTTTCAATACTCCAAAAATATCCTATCCTATGTCGAACACATTTTAAAAATACTTCATTATGGACAAAagtgttcattttggaaaattgaaaaaaaaacaaaatgtTATGTTGAAAAGCATTGTAAAAATATCAACATTGTTTTCAATACTCCAAAAATATCTTATCCTATGTCAACACATTTTAAAAATACTTCCTTATGGACAAAagtgttcattttggaaaattgaaaaaaaaacaaaatgtTATGTTGAAAAGTATTGTTATGCTTGTGCATGTGAGAT from Cryptomeria japonica chromosome 3, Sugi_1.0, whole genome shotgun sequence harbors:
- the LOC131027913 gene encoding reticulon-like protein B1 isoform X1 — translated: MADQSTEEKVVDRSLMDNLSEKLHGHHSSSSSDDDDEKPTTISSSINRLFGRQKSVHSLIGGGKAADLVLWRNKQTSASFLVGATVLWILFEGMEYPLLTFVCHVLILSLVILFIWINSAAFLKRSPPHIPEVVISEDTTRHIASELRVEVNRAFSSLHDVASGKDFKKLLLVVAVLYVLSVIGNCCDFLTVVYIGLVTLLTVPVVYEKYENQIDSVVHKVLLKLKEQYKVFDAKVLSKIPRGPLKEKKLS
- the LOC131027913 gene encoding reticulon-like protein B3 isoform X2; this encodes MADQSTEEKVVDRSLMDNLSEKLHGHHSSSSSDDDDEKPTTISSSINRLFGRQKSVHSLIGGGKAADLVLWRNKQTSASFLVGATVLWILFEGMEYPLLTFVCHVLILSLVILFIWINSAAFLKRSPPHIPEVVISEDTTRHIASELRVEVNRAFSSLHDVASGKDFKKLLLVVAVLYVLSVIGNCCDFLTVVYIDQSQG